A genomic window from Myxococcales bacterium includes:
- a CDS encoding long-chain fatty acid--CoA ligase: MPDVHIAGMILDRAKKDPAAPAFRVRRGDEWVDIPWRDVLPRIEHIAAGLLSATELADGAAVSIIGNTSMDWVILDAAAMSVGLQTVPVYASLLPEEVGFMHADPGVVLVIAENKGQVAKVRAMRDGFRFFDKDYTPADMKLRGKIIVVDPTGLEPADDWESLADLEARGKAKVTELRGEMKRRIDKVKREDIATYTYTSGTTGPPKAVVQTHDNMLSMLESADAVGIFGPKTRDGGLFLFLPLAHSFGRLIELAGPFFQAPLVISSVPTLAADLATARPGFFPGAPRVYEKVKGKIEAGVASAPPLRQKIFHWALGVGKETVPYVTQGKPLPPWLEIRHAIADKLVFSKLRARLGFDRAEILLSGSAPLRADVHEFFLALGLSLVEAYGLTETCPGLTTNRPGKMKIGTVGQAFKNVTLKIAEDGEILAKGPNITSGYLNRPDATGEAFDADGWFHTGDLGSLDSEGFLSITGRKKELLKTSGGKYIAPVKIEARLKAPPFVQEAVVIGDNRNFCVALFSLDTENLTDWAKNEGIEPEPNHPRIREVLQAHIVEVNGTLASFESIKYFEVVPTPMTVEGGELTASLKVKRKVVVTKYAELVEAMYSKAKPGAD; the protein is encoded by the coding sequence ATGCCCGACGTCCACATCGCAGGAATGATCCTGGACCGCGCCAAGAAGGATCCCGCCGCGCCGGCGTTCCGCGTTCGCCGCGGCGACGAATGGGTCGACATCCCGTGGCGCGACGTGCTCCCGCGCATCGAGCACATCGCGGCCGGGCTCCTGTCGGCCACCGAGCTCGCCGACGGCGCGGCGGTGAGCATCATCGGCAACACGTCGATGGACTGGGTCATCCTCGACGCCGCGGCCATGTCGGTCGGCCTCCAGACCGTGCCCGTGTACGCCAGCCTGCTCCCCGAGGAGGTCGGCTTCATGCACGCCGATCCCGGCGTGGTGCTCGTCATCGCGGAGAACAAGGGCCAGGTCGCCAAGGTCCGGGCCATGCGCGACGGCTTCCGCTTCTTCGACAAGGACTACACCCCCGCCGACATGAAGCTCCGCGGCAAGATCATCGTGGTCGATCCCACCGGGCTCGAGCCGGCCGACGACTGGGAGAGCCTGGCCGACCTCGAGGCGCGCGGCAAGGCCAAGGTCACGGAGCTGCGCGGCGAGATGAAGCGCCGCATCGACAAGGTCAAGCGCGAGGACATCGCCACCTACACGTACACCTCGGGCACCACCGGCCCGCCCAAGGCCGTCGTGCAGACGCACGACAACATGCTCTCCATGCTGGAGAGCGCAGACGCGGTGGGTATCTTCGGGCCGAAGACCCGCGACGGCGGGCTCTTCCTGTTTCTCCCGCTCGCCCACTCGTTTGGCCGCCTCATCGAGCTCGCGGGCCCGTTCTTCCAGGCGCCCCTGGTCATCTCGTCGGTGCCCACGCTCGCGGCCGATCTCGCGACCGCTCGCCCGGGCTTCTTCCCAGGCGCGCCGCGCGTGTACGAGAAGGTGAAGGGCAAGATCGAGGCGGGGGTGGCGTCGGCTCCTCCCCTCCGTCAGAAAATCTTCCACTGGGCGTTGGGCGTCGGCAAGGAGACCGTGCCCTACGTCACGCAGGGCAAGCCCCTCCCGCCGTGGCTGGAGATCCGCCACGCCATCGCCGACAAGCTCGTGTTCTCGAAGCTCCGCGCCCGCCTCGGCTTCGACCGCGCCGAGATCTTGCTCTCGGGGTCGGCGCCGCTCCGCGCCGACGTCCACGAGTTCTTCCTCGCGCTCGGCTTGTCGCTCGTCGAGGCCTACGGCCTCACCGAGACCTGCCCCGGACTGACCACGAACCGGCCCGGCAAGATGAAGATCGGCACGGTGGGGCAGGCGTTCAAGAACGTCACGCTCAAGATCGCCGAGGACGGCGAGATCCTCGCGAAGGGACCGAACATCACCTCGGGGTATCTGAACCGCCCCGACGCGACCGGCGAGGCGTTCGACGCCGACGGCTGGTTCCACACGGGCGATCTCGGCTCGCTCGACTCCGAGGGCTTCCTCTCCATCACGGGCCGCAAGAAGGAGCTCCTCAAGACGAGCGGTGGCAAGTACATCGCCCCGGTCAAGATCGAGGCGCGCCTCAAGGCGCCGCCGTTCGTGCAGGAGGCCGTCGTCATCGGCGACAACCGGAACTTCTGTGTCGCGCTCTTCTCGCTCGACACCGAGAACCTCACCGACTGGGCCAAGAACGAGGGCATCGAGCCCGAGCCCAACCACCCGCGCATCCGCGAGGTGCTCCAGGCGCACATCGTCGAGGTGAACGGCACGCTCGCCTCGTTCGAGAGCATCAAGTACTTCGAGGTGGTGCCCACGCCCATGACCGTCGAGGGCGGAGAGCTCACCGCGAGCCTCAAGGTGAAGCGCAAGGTCGTCGTCACCAAATACGCCGAGCTCGTCGAGGCGATGTACTCGAAGGCGAAGCCCGGCGCCGACTGA